One genomic segment of Centropristis striata isolate RG_2023a ecotype Rhode Island chromosome 11, C.striata_1.0, whole genome shotgun sequence includes these proteins:
- the gadd45aa gene encoding growth arrest and DNA-damage-inducible, alpha, a, whose product MYNMTFEELSGDYSQERMDSVAKALEEVLTSAIPQGCITVGVYEAAKSLNVDPDNVVLCILATDDEDVKDVALQIHFTLIQAFCCENDINILRVNNTRRLAEILGGGQKQSGGEPMDLHCVLVTSPHSTSWKDPALSKVNRFCRESRCMDQWVPIINLPER is encoded by the exons ATGTACAACATGACATTTGAAGAACTAAGTGGGGATTATTCTCAAGAAAg aATGGATTCAGTGGCGAAAGCTTTGGAAGAAGTGCTCACTTCGGCGATACCACAGGGCTGCATTACAGTCGGAGTGTATGAGGCTGCCAAGTCACTCAATGT AGATCCCGATAATGTGGTTTTGTGCATCCTGGCCACTGATGACGAAGATGTGAAAGATGTGGCCCTGCAGATCCACTTTACCCTCATTCAGGCTTTCTGCTGCGAGAATGACATCAACATCCTTAGAGTCAACAACACCCGGCGCCTGGCAGAAATACTCGGGGGAGGACAAAAACAGAGTGGGGGTGAACCTATGGACCTTCACTGTGTCCTTGTCACT aGCCCACATTCTACATCATGGAAGGACCCTGCTTTGAGCAAAGTGAACCGATTCTGCAGAGAGAGCCGCTGTATGGACCAGTGGGTACCCATCATCAACCTGCCCGAACGATGA